TTCGGGGATGGCTGCAACCGCAGATGCTGCTTCTGTAGCAGGTATTGATTCAGGTTCGGGAGTGGCTGCTACAGCAGATGATGCTTCTGCAACAGGTATTGATTCCGGTTCGGGTTCTGGTAGGGGCGTTACAGTACTGTCAGTTTCGGTTGGCGGGCTTGCAGGTTCAACTTCGGGAGTGGGCACGTCGGCTTGTAGTGGTATCGCTTCGAGTTTAGCGGTAAGCGGTGGCAGTAGCGCCTCGCTATTCGGCAACTCTACTTGAAAGAGCCACAATGCTGCACTATGCAACAGCACGGACAGCGCGATGGCAAGAGTGATGCGGCTGGTGGGCGTGCCAGAATTCATTTCATAAATAGCCCAGAATGATTGCTACTCAAAATTTATTTGGGTCAATACCTGCGTAAATTTGTCACCGCCGGACTCGGTGATGATCATTTTGTAAGGAAAATTGCCATGTTCTGTTGCCAGCCAGATTTCAGTTTGATTCTCACCATCTTGCGGCGGGCTGGCTACGTACAATGCCTTAAATGTACCGAGCGGAATTGTCATGTTTTGGTCGGGCGTAATGCGATAACTGTATTCGTCCACTTTACTGCCGTTAGTCATGTCGAAGTTGAGCTCGGTGGCATTTTGCAGGGGCGCGAACATGAACTGGTACATCGCGCTTAATCGGTCTTGAGTTCCAGCTGGTAGCGGCAGCGTGCGTTTCCCGGTGCGATCAGTCAGAGTGATGTTTTTAGTCTTCCAGTCAAAATCGGCGCGCGTATTTCGCTCGGTATCGAGTTTGCGTTCCTGAATATAAGTATGTGGGCGTAAGCCCTTGGTTGTCACGGTACCTTCGCTGGTGACGCGGATAACTTCTGCTTTGAACATGGCGAGCAAGCCGATTGCTTTGGTCACGCTTTCAATATGGTAGCCGCCCTGCTTACGGGTATAGGTTTCGGAAATGGTCGCGACTTTAATATTGCCTTTGAGTACATCGTAATGGGCATCAACAGTGGTGAACTGTACTGGTAAGGCAGGCGTAGCAGCAAATAGTGCTTGCGGTGCCATGCTAACAAGTAATAGCAAGCTGGCTAGGTAAATAATGTTACGCATTAGCGTATTCCATTTCCGGAGAGATTAGTGTGCAATCGGGCTGTTCCAGACGTTTCATTCGCACCTTGCCATCCGCACTCAGGCTGATGTCGTCGTTGCAGAACCAACGGATGGCTTGCGGAAAAATACGATGCTCTTGATGTAATACGCGTGCTGCCAGGGTTGCCGGGGTATCGTCCATGAGTACCGGCACTGCGGCCTGGATGATGATGGGGCCGTGATCGACGTCGCTGGTAACAAAATGCACGGTGCAGCCGTGAATCTTCACGCCGTCCTGGAGCGCGCGCGCATGAGTATTCAGGCCACTATATGCGGGCAACAGCGAGGGGTGGATGTTAATAAGTTTGTTTTGATAGCGAGCCACGAACTGAGGGGTGAGAATGCGCATGAAGCCGGCAAGCACGATAAGGTCGGGCCGATAGCTGTCTATGCAGATAGCTAGCTCGGAGTCGAAGGACTCGCGGTCTGGATAGCTGCGATGCGCCACGACCCTTGTTGTAATTCCATACTGTTTGGCAATTTCCAATCCTGGGGCATCGACTCGGTTGCTGATGACCGCCGCTACCCTACAGGGCAGGTCGGCTTCGAGCAACGCGCGCATGTTACTGCCGTGGCCGGAAATCAGAATAACGATGGACTTTATCGTTACGTTAACAGATTCGGGTTTGTGGTTCATCACCTATCCGCGCTTCAATTGTGCCTATGCGCCATACGGTTTCTCCAGCGGCGATCAGCTGGGCAATTGCGTTTGCGGCATCATTCTGGTCCATGATAACCACCATGCCGATGCCGCAATTGAAGGTACGGTACATTTCTTGTTGCGCTACGTTGCCCTGTTCGCGGAGCCACTCGAACAGTTTGGGTGTGTGCCAGGCGAGTCCGTCAATCACGGCGGTAACGTTGGAAGGCAGCACACGCGGCACATTTTCAAGCAGACCACCGCCAGTGATGTGCGCCATACCTTTTATTTGAAGGGTTTGCATCAGCGCCAGCAATGGTTTCACATAGATGCGCGTGGGCGCCATAATGCAATCCGCCAGCGTGCGCTCACTATCAAATTTAGCATTGAGGTCGGGTTGGCTGCGCTCGATGATTTTACGTACCAGCGAGTAACCGTTGGAGTGCGCGCCGTTGGAGGCGAGCCCCAGCACGATGTCTCCAGGCCGAATGTCAGCGCCGGTGATGATGTTGGTTTTTTCCACTACACCCACAGCGAAACCGGCGAGGTCATATTCGCCCACCGGATACATGCCCGGCATTTCGGCGGTCTCGCCGCCGATGAGCGCGCAACCAGCCAGCTCGCATCCCGCCGCTATGCCCTTGATGACTTCGGTAGCAGCATCCACATCCAGCTTGCCACAGGCGAAATAATCGAGGAAAAATAGCGGCTCTGCGCCTTGCACCAGAATATCGTTGACGCTCATCCCAACCAGGTCGATGCCAACTGTATCGTGACGATTCAATTCAAACGCCAATTTCAATTTGGTACCTACGCCATCAGTGCCAGACACCAACACCGGCTCGCGGTATTTTTTAGAAATTTCGACTAATCCGCCAAAGCCGCCTATGCCACTCAGAACTTCCGGGCGCATCGTACGTTTGGCGAATGGTTTAATGTTTTCCACCAGACGATCACCTGCGGCTATATCTACGCCGGCGTCGCGGTAGGAAAGTGTGTCAGGTAAGCTCAAGTTGAGTTCTCGCTTTCTTCGGGATACAGTGCAGGCCATTTTGTTAGTGATATTTTAACCCAAATGACCGTTCAACGCTTCGCTGTACTACAAGGAGGTACGCTCGCGTGCTGCTGAACGCTTCCCAGGGCTAGCAGCATTGTTGGTTTTATTGAACCATGCCCCAGGCATGGTAGTTATCCCTATTCGCGTATCGTGATTCATTTTTTATGACGCAATTATTATTAAACATCACTCCGGACTGGTTACCTACGCTCAATAATTTTGTACCGGGTCGCAATGTTGAGTTGCTCTCGGCATTGCACCACGCATTGGCAGGAACCTCGAATGAACGGTGTTTCTACCTATGGGGCGAGGTGGGCTGTGGCAAAAGCCATCTTATGCAGGCAGCAGTGGAGCAGGCACGCTCATTGGGACAGTCCGCAGTCTTTGCTCATGGCGCTGTGCCGGATTTGGTTCCCGTGATTGCAGTGGATGATGTTGAGTTGCTAGATGCAGCTGCCCAGATTGTGTTGTTCGCCCTTTATAATAGGGTGCGCGAAAGCGGCGGCATGTTGCTGGTTAGCGGTGTATCTGCGCCGGCCCATTTAAACTTGCGTGATGATCTGCGCACCCGGTTGGGGTGGGGGCTGGTATATCAGGTGCATGCGCTGAATGATGCAGAAAAGGCACAAGCATTGGAGCAGCATGGACAAGCGCGCGGCTTCATCCTGCCACGCGACGTGACGCAATATCTGTTGCGTCACGGACGACGTGATATGCCTGCACTGCTCGGGCTGATGGACGCTCTGGACGCGCAGTGTTTGCGTTTGCAGCGTGCGCCCTCGATACCGTTGCTGAAAGAAGTGATGCAAACTTTTAACCTGGAGTCTGTGTGAACCTTACGCTATTTGATTTAGACAATACCTTGCTGAATGGTGACAGTGATTTTGAGTGGGCTCAGTTTCTCATCGAACAGGGCGTGCTCGATCGCGAACTGTTTGAGACGAAAAACTTGGCTTTTTATGAGCAATACAAAGCGGGAACGCTGGATATTTATGAGTTCCTCGACTTCCAGTTGAAACCTTTGTCGCGCCATGCGCGCAAGGTATTAAATGGCTGGCGTGACGATTTCATGCAGCACAAGGTGCGTGGCATGATGACTATACCTGCGCAAGAGCTGGTAGCACGGCACCGTGCGGCGGGGGATGTGTGCATCATCATTACTGCTACTAATAGTTTTGTGACCTCGCCGATTGCGCGTGAATTCGGCGTGGAACATTTGATTGCTACCGAGCCGGAAGAGAAGGACGGTGAATTTACCGGGTGTGTATCTGGCGTGCCGTGTTTCCGTGAAGGCAAAATTACCCGGTTGGAAAGCTGGTTGGCGCAACGAGGATGGGGATGGAATAGTTTTTCTGATAGTTTTTTTTACAGCGATTCTTTGAACGACCTGCCATTGCTGGCGAAAGTAAACAATCCAATAGCGGTCGATCCGGATGCAACATTACGCAAGCATGCAGAACAGCATGACTGGCGTATTTTGACTTTGCGTTGAAGGCTAGTGCAATATGGCAAGCGCACCATAATCGGTACGTTGTGTTCTGTTGTGGAAACGCATTATTTGATTGATGAAATGCAATGAAAATATGCAATCAAGACGCGAATGAAAAGGCGCTACAAGCATCGAGCTAAAATAATTTATGCGCATATAACTGAAGGACTAACTGATCATTTATGCCTAAAAAAGCGCACGTTAAACCGTGCGTTTTTTATTGAATGCTGATGCCAAATAAATAATGTCCCCACGAGTCCTTTTTCCCCTGCTGCTATGCGCAGTCCCGCTGAGCCTAGGCTTTGGCCTGATGAACGGCTCATTGCCACTTGCACCGATTGAGGTGTGGTACGCTTTGTTGGGCAATAACGAGGACACTGCAACAGAGGTGTTATGGCAGTTGCGCTTGCCACGTGTACTGGCGGCATTTGTCTGTGGCGGGCTGCTGGCTTTATCTGGTGTACTGTTGCAGGCACTATTGCGCAATCCGCTGGCAGATCCTTATATCCTTGGTATTTCCGGCGGTGCGGCGGTAGGTGCGCTGGCCGCCATGTTGCTCGGCGCGGGTTTGGCTACCACGCAGTTATCTTCGTTTACAGGTGCATTGCTGGCTATAGTTGCGGTATTTGGTTTGGGCTTTCGACACGGAGAGCGAAATATATACCGTCTACTGCTTACTGGAGTGGTGCTTTCTGCCGGTTGCGGCGCGCTGATCAGCCTGCTGCTGACATTGGCGCAAGGTGAGCAGGTGAAGGGCATGTTGTTCTGGCTGATGGGGGATTTGTCGCATGCGCAAGGTTTGTCATTTGCCTGGTTTGTGTTACTGGCAGTAGGGTTGTGCGCCATGGTGTGGTCTGGCGGGCTGGATGTGCTGGCGGGTGGGCTGGACAAGGCGGCGGCACTGGGGGTGGCGGTTGGTCGCTGGCAGGCGGGATTGTATTTCGCTGCTGCTGTGCTTACTGTGACGGCGCTGCAACTCGGCGGTAGCATAGGTTTCGTCGGTTTGATGATACCGCATGCCATTCGCCTCCTTGGTGTCAGTGCACATCGCTGGCTTATCCCATTGTCGACAATATTGGGTGGCAGCTTTTTGGTGCTGGCCGATACTTTGGCACGTATGTTGTGGTCGCCGCTGCAATTACCTGTGGGTATATTCACTGCGCTGCTGGGCGTGCCGGTATTGCTGTGGTTATTGAGTCGGCGGAGCTGATGCAAGCATTTTTGGAGGTGCGTAAACTCACAGTAGCAATAGGCGGCAAGATGATATGCCGCGAACTTGATATGATGATTCGTCCAGGCGAGTGTTGGGGCGTGTTAGGACAGAACGGGGTAGGAAAGACCACTTTGCTCCGAACGCTGGCCGGTTTGCATACGCCACAGTCTGGCATGGTGAGTTGGAATGGGGTGGCACTGGCCGCTCATACTCGGCGCAACCTCGCGCGGCATCTTGGGGTGTTGCTGCAAAATGAAGGCGGTGAATTCTGGGGTAGTGTGCAGGAATATGTATTGCTGGGCCGCTTTCCCCATCGCGCCTCGCTGTTCGGTTATAACGTACAGGATGAAGCGCTGGCACAGCAGGCTTTAGTGCAGATGGAGTTGGAAGGGCTGGCACAACGACCATACAATACATTGTCAGGTGGTGAACAGCAGCGTGCCGCAATTGCCCAAGCGCTGGTGCAGCAGGCACAGTGTTATTTGCTGGATGAACCATTACAGCATCTTGACTTGCGCCATCAGGCACAGACGATGCAAGTGTTCAGCCGCTTGAAGGAGCAAGGGTGTGCGCTTATGATGGTGCTGCATGACACGCTGTGGGCGCAGCGCTGTTGCGATCATGTACTGATGCAGTTTGCTGATGGCCATGTGCTGTATGGTACAGCGCAAGAGTTGCTGACACGCGCACACTTAGAGGCGCTATATCAGTGTCTGTTACGCGAGCTGTCCGTGGAGGGAGAGCGCTGGTTTGTAGCGGGTGTATAATCCCCGCTTCTAATTATGTCGCGGCTTTGTTGCGGCATTTCTGTCACAGTAGAAAGCAATGATAAAAAAGCTGTTCAAGCGCATATTCGGAAAATCTGCCCGCACTCGGATAGAAGGAAAATGTCACATCATCCCCTTTGAGATACATGGCGTTAGTCGCGATGGTATTAGCCCCGCTGCGCGCAGGGTGACGGATGGTTTGCAGGCGGCTGGTTACTCGGCTTTTGTCGTGGGCGGTGCGGTGCGCGATTTATTACTCAACCGTCACCCTAAAGACTTTGATATTGCAACCGACGCCACGCCGGAAGAAGTGCGCCGCGTGTTTCGTCGCTCGCGCATTATCGGGCGGCGCTTCCGTTTGGTGCATGTATTATTCGGCGAGGAAACGGTGGAGACTTCCACCTTTCGCCGCAAGATAGAGAGTGAAGAGGCAGAAACTGATGAACATGGTCGGTTGCTGCGTGACAATGAATTTGGCGATCAGGAGCAGGACGCGGCGCGACGCGATTTTACCGCTAACGCGCTATTTTATGATCCGTCCAGTCAGGAAATTTACGATTATCACAATGGCTATGCCGACATCTGCGCCAATACCTTGCGCATGATCGGTGATCCGGCCGTACGTTACCGCGAAGATCCCGTGCGCATGCTACGTGCGGTGCGCTTGTCGGCCAAGCTGGGCATGAAGCTGGAGGCTGCTACCGCCGCACCCATTGCAAAAATGAAAGATCTGCTGGGTAACGTGCCACAGGCACGCCTGCTGGATGAGATGCTTAAGCTGCTGCTATCGGGCCATGCGGTGGAGTGCGTCAAGAAACTACGGTCTATGGATTTACACCATGGAATGTTGCCAATGCTGGATGTGATATTGAAGCAGCCTTTGGGCGAAAAGTTCGTCATGCTGGCTT
This genomic interval from Candidatus Nitrotoga sp. AM1P contains the following:
- a CDS encoding DUF3108 domain-containing protein, producing the protein MRNIIYLASLLLLVSMAPQALFAATPALPVQFTTVDAHYDVLKGNIKVATISETYTRKQGGYHIESVTKAIGLLAMFKAEVIRVTSEGTVTTKGLRPHTYIQERKLDTERNTRADFDWKTKNITLTDRTGKRTLPLPAGTQDRLSAMYQFMFAPLQNATELNFDMTNGSKVDEYSYRITPDQNMTIPLGTFKALYVASPPQDGENQTEIWLATEHGNFPYKMIITESGGDKFTQVLTQINFE
- the purN gene encoding phosphoribosylglycinamide formyltransferase, with protein sequence MKSIVILISGHGSNMRALLEADLPCRVAAVISNRVDAPGLEIAKQYGITTRVVAHRSYPDRESFDSELAICIDSYRPDLIVLAGFMRILTPQFVARYQNKLINIHPSLLPAYSGLNTHARALQDGVKIHGCTVHFVTSDVDHGPIIIQAAVPVLMDDTPATLAARVLHQEHRIFPQAIRWFCNDDISLSADGKVRMKRLEQPDCTLISPEMEYANA
- the purM gene encoding phosphoribosylformylglycinamidine cyclo-ligase, which translates into the protein MACTVSRRKRELNLSLPDTLSYRDAGVDIAAGDRLVENIKPFAKRTMRPEVLSGIGGFGGLVEISKKYREPVLVSGTDGVGTKLKLAFELNRHDTVGIDLVGMSVNDILVQGAEPLFFLDYFACGKLDVDAATEVIKGIAAGCELAGCALIGGETAEMPGMYPVGEYDLAGFAVGVVEKTNIITGADIRPGDIVLGLASNGAHSNGYSLVRKIIERSQPDLNAKFDSERTLADCIMAPTRIYVKPLLALMQTLQIKGMAHITGGGLLENVPRVLPSNVTAVIDGLAWHTPKLFEWLREQGNVAQQEMYRTFNCGIGMVVIMDQNDAANAIAQLIAAGETVWRIGTIEARIGDEPQTRIC
- the hda gene encoding DnaA regulatory inactivator Hda, which codes for MTQLLLNITPDWLPTLNNFVPGRNVELLSALHHALAGTSNERCFYLWGEVGCGKSHLMQAAVEQARSLGQSAVFAHGAVPDLVPVIAVDDVELLDAAAQIVLFALYNRVRESGGMLLVSGVSAPAHLNLRDDLRTRLGWGLVYQVHALNDAEKAQALEQHGQARGFILPRDVTQYLLRHGRRDMPALLGLMDALDAQCLRLQRAPSIPLLKEVMQTFNLESV
- a CDS encoding HAD family hydrolase; this translates as MNLTLFDLDNTLLNGDSDFEWAQFLIEQGVLDRELFETKNLAFYEQYKAGTLDIYEFLDFQLKPLSRHARKVLNGWRDDFMQHKVRGMMTIPAQELVARHRAAGDVCIIITATNSFVTSPIAREFGVEHLIATEPEEKDGEFTGCVSGVPCFREGKITRLESWLAQRGWGWNSFSDSFFYSDSLNDLPLLAKVNNPIAVDPDATLRKHAEQHDWRILTLR
- a CDS encoding FecCD family ABC transporter permease — encoded protein: MSPRVLFPLLLCAVPLSLGFGLMNGSLPLAPIEVWYALLGNNEDTATEVLWQLRLPRVLAAFVCGGLLALSGVLLQALLRNPLADPYILGISGGAAVGALAAMLLGAGLATTQLSSFTGALLAIVAVFGLGFRHGERNIYRLLLTGVVLSAGCGALISLLLTLAQGEQVKGMLFWLMGDLSHAQGLSFAWFVLLAVGLCAMVWSGGLDVLAGGLDKAAALGVAVGRWQAGLYFAAAVLTVTALQLGGSIGFVGLMIPHAIRLLGVSAHRWLIPLSTILGGSFLVLADTLARMLWSPLQLPVGIFTALLGVPVLLWLLSRRS
- a CDS encoding ABC transporter ATP-binding protein, with the translated sequence MQAFLEVRKLTVAIGGKMICRELDMMIRPGECWGVLGQNGVGKTTLLRTLAGLHTPQSGMVSWNGVALAAHTRRNLARHLGVLLQNEGGEFWGSVQEYVLLGRFPHRASLFGYNVQDEALAQQALVQMELEGLAQRPYNTLSGGEQQRAAIAQALVQQAQCYLLDEPLQHLDLRHQAQTMQVFSRLKEQGCALMMVLHDTLWAQRCCDHVLMQFADGHVLYGTAQELLTRAHLEALYQCLLRELSVEGERWFVAGV
- the pcnB gene encoding polynucleotide adenylyltransferase PcnB is translated as MIKKLFKRIFGKSARTRIEGKCHIIPFEIHGVSRDGISPAARRVTDGLQAAGYSAFVVGGAVRDLLLNRHPKDFDIATDATPEEVRRVFRRSRIIGRRFRLVHVLFGEETVETSTFRRKIESEEAETDEHGRLLRDNEFGDQEQDAARRDFTANALFYDPSSQEIYDYHNGYADICANTLRMIGDPAVRYREDPVRMLRAVRLSAKLGMKLEAATAAPIAKMKDLLGNVPQARLLDEMLKLLLSGHAVECVKKLRSMDLHHGMLPMLDVILKQPLGEKFVMLALQNTDQRIHDGKSASPAFLFAALLWHDVLSAWKVHQEAGERPVAALHAAMDEVLDRQQAQIAIPRRYDAVMKDLWLLQPRFGQRGGQRPFRLLSQPHFRAAYDFLLLRCESGEVDSQLGLWWDEFQDAKDERRAEMLLPDEGVKKRRRRKKPGITVQAEPSTK